The genomic segment CTCAGTATTTCTTTTCAAGCAACAGCCGAATCTGCACTAGAAAAAATCACTATTGATGACTTTTTTGACATCGCCATGATGAAACAAGTGAGTTTTAGCCCTAATGGTAAAGAAGCGATTTGGGTAGAAAGTCGTTGGGATGAAACGCTCGATAAAGCCCAATCTGACTTATGGAAAGTCAACACTAAAACCCGTCAAACTCAACGCCTCACATTCAGTAATGAAAATGAAGCAAGTCCAGTTTGGAGTCCAGACGGGCAATATATTTACTTTCTCTCAAAACGTACTGACAGCCATGAAAAAGCGCCACTGAATGGCAAAAACCAAGTATTTAGAATGACTAATAGTGGTACGGACTTACAGCCATTGACCAAAGAAACTGAAGGGGTAAATGCGTTTCAGTTAAGCCGTGATGGTAAAAACTTGTACTTTACTGGCAATAAAACCACCGAAGAAACCGATGTCTGGAGTGAGATGCGTAGCCGTCATGATGCGCCTCAATATGGTCATGGTGAACACCAGTCAAATCCACTCTATGTGCTTGATTTAGAACACTACAAACAACAAACTTTAATTGATGACGATAAGGTAGTCTGGCAATTCAGTGTTAATAATGCCCAAACTAAAATTGCCCGAATTACGACCGAAGATAATGAATTAGTAAAACTTGAAGGTTGGTCTGACATTGATATTTATGATGTGAAGCAACAACGTCATCAGGTATTGGCTGATCAACAATGGCGTCAACAAGCTCCATCACCTTACGGTTGGTTATTAGGGTTAGCTTGGCATGATAATAATCAGCAACTGGCCTTTCGCATCGACTTTGACGGTCACCCAGGCAAGTTATTTATCGCTGACACCGCCAAAGGCAACAACAGCATAACCGAGCTCTCTCGCCCGAGTAAGGTCACCTTAAATGGACAAGATATTCAGTGGCGTCCAAACAGTGATGAAATTTGTTATCGAGGTGCAGAGTCTGCTCGAGTAAAAATTTATTGCACAGAATTTATCAAGAACAAGCAAGGTGATAGCCGTAAAGTCATAGATGCTGACATCGTAGTCGGCAGCTATGACTTTAATTCATCAGGTAAACAGCTCGTGCTGAGCCATAATGGCTTAACTCATTTTAGCGACCTTTTTATTGCTGATGCTGATAATCGCCGCGCTAAAATTAAACGTATCACTGACATCAACTCGCAAGTAAAACATTGGCAATTACCACAGATTTCCATCGTGAAATGGCAAGCACCCGATGGCGCTACCGTTGAGGGTATATTAGAACTTCCACATGGCTATAAAGCGTCGCAAGGGAGATTACCACTGATAGTACAAATCCATGGTGGTCCTACATCTGCGACACCTTATGCACTACAACATCGCTCATACGGACGTAGCACATTTTCGGCGGATGGCTGGGCGATCTTATCGCCAAACTATCGTGGTTCAACGGGATTCGGTGATAAGTTTCTCACTGACTTAGTGGGTCAAGAACACGATATTGAAGTCAGCGATATTCTTGCAGGTGTTGATCATTTAATCGCTGAAGGGATCGCTGATGAAGATAAAATGGCAGTGATGGGCTGGAGTAATGGCGGCTACTTAACGAATGCCCTCATCAGCACCACTAATCGCTTTAAAGCAGCAAGTTCTGGTGCAGGCGTTTTCGATCAACGCTTACAGTGGATGTTAGAAGATACCCCAGGTCATGTAGTGAACTTTATGCAGGGATTACCATGGGAACAGCCAGAAGCTTATAAAAAAGCGTCATCACTGACCTATGCCAATAACATTAACACGCCCACATTAATTCATATCGGCGAACACGACCAACGTGTGCCTTTAGGCCATGCTCAAGGGTTATATCGTGCTTTAAAGCACTACCTTAATGTGCCCGTTGAATTAGTTGTGTACCCAGATGAAGGTCATGGATTAAGTCGATATCAGCATCGAAAAGCCAAAATGGAATGGGACAAGAAATGGTTTGATTATTATGTACTAGGTATACAAGACTAGAAAACAGCCTTTCATATCAAGACTGTACCTAAGCGCTTCGCGTCAGTAGGCTGAACCTTAGCTGACAATAAGGGCGTTATTTTTGCCCTTTGACTCACGGCTTTGATATGCTGCTTGCAAACTTGCATCAATTCAGCACATTTTTATTGTGAGTACGAACATGATTTGCCATTAACATTAATGAGCAAGTAGTGAGCCTACATAACAGCTGAAGCCAATCCGATATCGATTAACAGGAGTTAGCATGAAAAATATTTTATCCGTCTTAGCACTGAGCGTTGCGCTGTTAGGGCTTACTTTTTCTACCACTGCCCATGCAGATAAATATGCTGACAAATACGCAAAGACCATTGCTGACTTTAAAAAAGCCCCCGAAGTGCAGAGCTTTTTCAAAGATGCTTATGGATATGCCGTTTATCCAACGGTGGGTAAAGGTGGTGTAGGTATCGGCGCCGCCTATGGTTCAGGTCGAGTCTATCGTGGTGGCAGCCACACTGGTGACTCAACCCTATCTCAGCTGTCTATTGGTTTTCAATTGGGCGGACAAGCATACAGCGAGCTTATCTTCTTCAAAAATAAAGCTGCGTACGACGACTTTACCAGTGGCACATTCGAATTTAGCGCCCAAGCCTCAGCCGTCGCCATTACTGTTGGTGCAAACGCTCAAGTTGGCTCGACTGGTAATTCTGCCGCTGCAGGTAATGCTGGAAATCGCACAGCAGCCAAAGCAAGTTATATGAATGGCATGGCAATTTTTACAGCGGCTAAAGGTGGTTTTATGTATGAAGCGGCCATTGCCGGTCAAGCTTTCAGCTTTGATGCGAAATAAGCTTATTTAAACAATAAAACTGTCACCCATTAAAAAGGCTGCAATAGCAGCCTTTTTACTCTCTAAAATAAGAGCCAAACTCTTTTGAGCTTATTTGTCGCTAAAAGCATAAGTCGACATAAAATATCACTATAAGCTGACAAATTCTAAAAACTAATAAAACTACATGAATCTAACAGGTAGTTTTTTACAAATAAGGGTTAGGTTTATTTCCAAATCATCAAAGCAAATTGAGCAAGAGGACTAGACTTCACCTCTAACTAAGTGACCAATTCACTATGCCACTACAAGACGAACCACGCGGCTAAAGCAATGATAATAAGGTTTTCTCGTTCGCAAGAGTTCAAGACTAATTTGGCTTCTACGAGAGTGCGGCATCATAACCGCCTTGTTTAATGCTCAAATCAAGCTAAGTAGGACGTCGCAATTGATGCCATTAACTATAGGTATCTAAATATATTTTACCTCTATTACCTTTATCACCTTTATATTAGAGGGCAAAAATCCTATGTCAGTAAAGCTCGCTTTAAATAGAGCTCGGCTAGCACTAAAACGCTCTCAAAAAGCTTACGAATAACGAGATGACAGTTATTCCCATTTGATTTCTAACAGGTACTCAGTTCCATTTCCTCGATGCCTCAAACACATTCAACAGCGCTAATTTAACTTAATAGCATTTAACGATTCAACTAATCGATTAATACCGCTGCAAACAATCACTTTTTACGGTTACATTATTAACAGGCAGAAAGAGCGTGAGTTGTTAATTGAGAG from the Shewanella japonica genome contains:
- a CDS encoding alpha/beta hydrolase family protein, which translates into the protein MSTLLTRLRPIGLISLLSISFQATAESALEKITIDDFFDIAMMKQVSFSPNGKEAIWVESRWDETLDKAQSDLWKVNTKTRQTQRLTFSNENEASPVWSPDGQYIYFLSKRTDSHEKAPLNGKNQVFRMTNSGTDLQPLTKETEGVNAFQLSRDGKNLYFTGNKTTEETDVWSEMRSRHDAPQYGHGEHQSNPLYVLDLEHYKQQTLIDDDKVVWQFSVNNAQTKIARITTEDNELVKLEGWSDIDIYDVKQQRHQVLADQQWRQQAPSPYGWLLGLAWHDNNQQLAFRIDFDGHPGKLFIADTAKGNNSITELSRPSKVTLNGQDIQWRPNSDEICYRGAESARVKIYCTEFIKNKQGDSRKVIDADIVVGSYDFNSSGKQLVLSHNGLTHFSDLFIADADNRRAKIKRITDINSQVKHWQLPQISIVKWQAPDGATVEGILELPHGYKASQGRLPLIVQIHGGPTSATPYALQHRSYGRSTFSADGWAILSPNYRGSTGFGDKFLTDLVGQEHDIEVSDILAGVDHLIAEGIADEDKMAVMGWSNGGYLTNALISTTNRFKAASSGAGVFDQRLQWMLEDTPGHVVNFMQGLPWEQPEAYKKASSLTYANNINTPTLIHIGEHDQRVPLGHAQGLYRALKHYLNVPVELVVYPDEGHGLSRYQHRKAKMEWDKKWFDYYVLGIQD
- a CDS encoding YSC84-related protein, which codes for MKNILSVLALSVALLGLTFSTTAHADKYADKYAKTIADFKKAPEVQSFFKDAYGYAVYPTVGKGGVGIGAAYGSGRVYRGGSHTGDSTLSQLSIGFQLGGQAYSELIFFKNKAAYDDFTSGTFEFSAQASAVAITVGANAQVGSTGNSAAAGNAGNRTAAKASYMNGMAIFTAAKGGFMYEAAIAGQAFSFDAK